The DNA region CGTGTACGAGGGTTCCATCAAGAAAGGGGATGCTCTCGAGCTCAAGGTGGCCAAAGAGCGCTTCTTGGCGCTCGAGGTGGGTACGTTCATGCCTGAGCCGAAAGCCTTGGCTTCGCTGAACGCCGGAGAGATCGGCTATATCGTGACCGGTATCAAGCGCCCGGGCATCGCCTCTGTGGGAGACACGGTGGTACGCGAACGTAGCGCTGTTCCGGCGCTCGAAGGGTACATGAATCCTCGTCCGGTCGTCTGGGCTTCAGTGTACCCGGAAGGACAGGATGACTTCACTGCGCTCCGCCAGGCGCTCGACCGCTTGCGTCTCTCGGACGCCTCGCTTTCTTTTGAAGAAGAACATTCCGGCTCCCTCGGTCGCGGTTTTCGCTGCGGCTTCCTTGGCATGCTCCACTTGGAGATAATCACGGAGCGCCTGCGCCGCGAGTTCGATCTCGATCTCATCATCACCACTCCGAGCATCACCTACGAAGTGGAGGTGAAGAACGGCAAGCGCGAGAAGGTCTACACTCCCTCGCTTTTCCCGGACCACGGCAATCTGAACGCGGTCTTCGAGCCGTGGATCGTGGCGCACCTCATCACTCCTACCGAATACCTCGGCAACATCATGCAGCTGCTCTTCCCGCATGAAGCCATCGTCCAGGAGACCATCACCTTCGGCGACAACCGCACGGAGCTCATCGTGGAGATGCCGCTCCGCGAGCTCATGCGCAACTTCTTTGATGAGCTGAAGAGTGCTTCCTCGGGCTTTGCTTCGCTTTCGTATGAGATAGGGGAGCTGCGGCCGGCGAGCGTGACTCGCCTCGATATCCTGGTGGCGGAGGAGATAGTGCCGGCGTTCTCGCGCGTGGTGGCCACCTCGCGAGCTCAGGAAGAGGCGGAAGCAGCGGTGGAGAAGCTTCACAAGATCTTGCCGCGTCAGATGTTCGTGACCAAGATCCAGGGGCAGGCTCTGGGACGCATCATGTCCTCCCGTACGCTCTCGGCCATGCAGAAGGATGTGACTCAGCACATGTACGGCGGCGATATCACCCGTAAGATGAAGCTCCGCGAGAAGCAGAAGAAGGGTAAGAAGAAGATGCGCGCGTTAGGCTCCGTGAACATCCCGCAGGAGGTGTTCTTGAAGATGCTCCGTTCGGAGGATAAATAAACTTCTAGCCCAGGATCATCGGGAGATAGGCGAGGAGGAGGCCCAGGATGACCAGGATGGAGATGATAGCCCAGATTAACTCGATGCGGCGCTTGTGCTTGGGGTTGAAAAGCATGGGTTTTTGAGGAGAGTGTATAATAGCACGGTGCAGAACCGTCGAGAACAGCAGCTCCCGAAAGCGTGGCGAGTACTCGCCTCCCCGTTCTTCCTGCTGTTTTTGATAGTGTTCGTAGGGCTCGCAGGGAAAGGTTCTTGGAACATGTATCTCAAGAGCCAAGAGGCCCAGGCTGGGAGGGTGGATGTGGAACATCGGCTCGGGAGACTCGAGTCTCGGGCAGCCTTCCTTGAAGGAGAGGTGAACCGGCTTCATACGGAAGCCGGGCTCGAGCTTGCTATCCGGGAGGCTTTTAATGTAAGCAAGGAAGGGGAGAAGGTATACGTAATCGTGGATCATTTCTCCACCACCTCGCTTCCCGACGAGACGGTCACTGAGTCGGTCCTCCGCTGGTTTCGAGATCTTTTTAAGAAAGGAGAATAACGCGGATATAGTTTAGTGGCAGAACTGGTGCTTCCCAAGCATCGGGCGGGGGTTCGATTCCCCCTATCCGCACCGATAGTTTCTCAGTGCTCCGACGGAGTAACCTGTCCTCGGGCTCCGTCTATGGGAATACTTACTCCATTCACGCCCGGACTCATCTTGAGTAAAAGACTTACCGCCTTTGCCACTTCGCTTCCTCCGAGCCACGGACGCAGGGCGCCCTGAGGTACGTTTAGATCCCGAGCTACCCCTTCCACTGTAGTGAGTGGTGCGCTTGGCGGGGGTTCTATGGGCCCATTGAGCAGGCTGTAGAAGAAGAAACCTTCCTTACCGAATTCTTGGGCACGGTGCTTGCTTAGGAAGGGGACGAACGCTTTGGACATGAGGTAGGCGTCTTTGTCGCTCGTATACGCGTCGCCGCTCCCGTGGATACAGGCATCACCGATGAAGACGAAGGTTCCGCCCTTCTTCTCTTGTCGCATGCGGTACAGGGCAGCTTTCGTGACAAGGAGGGGAGCCAGTGCGTTAGCGCCCATGTTCTCATTGAAAGCGACTTCTTCGGCTTTCAGGATCCCTGAAAGAGAATCTTTTTGCGGCT from Candidatus Parcubacteria bacterium includes:
- the lepA gene encoding translation elongation factor 4 yields the protein MQKNVRNFSIIAHIDHGKSTLADRMLEFTGTIEKRKMREQVLDSMELERERGITIKMQPVRMAYSLEGVPYELNLIDTPGHIDFSYEVSRALTAVEGSLLLVDATQGVQAQTLTTLGMAREQGLVLIPVLSKIDSPLARITEVKEEIVQLLGCAIEDIVETSGKTGEGIEKLLSEIIRRVPPPTVVESKEQKALVFDFQYSNHQGIILYTRVYEGSIKKGDALELKVAKERFLALEVGTFMPEPKALASLNAGEIGYIVTGIKRPGIASVGDTVVRERSAVPALEGYMNPRPVVWASVYPEGQDDFTALRQALDRLRLSDASLSFEEEHSGSLGRGFRCGFLGMLHLEIITERLRREFDLDLIITTPSITYEVEVKNGKREKVYTPSLFPDHGNLNAVFEPWIVAHLITPTEYLGNIMQLLFPHEAIVQETITFGDNRTELIVEMPLRELMRNFFDELKSASSGFASLSYEIGELRPASVTRLDILVAEEIVPAFSRVVATSRAQEEAEAAVEKLHKILPRQMFVTKIQGQALGRIMSSRTLSAMQKDVTQHMYGGDITRKMKLREKQKKGKKKMRALGSVNIPQEVFLKMLRSEDK
- a CDS encoding septum formation initiator family protein; the encoded protein is MQNRREQQLPKAWRVLASPFFLLFLIVFVGLAGKGSWNMYLKSQEAQAGRVDVEHRLGRLESRAAFLEGEVNRLHTEAGLELAIREAFNVSKEGEKVYVIVDHFSTTSLPDETVTESVLRWFRDLFKKGE
- a CDS encoding SDR family oxidoreductase; the encoded protein is MAKDRKWALVTGGAKRIGAEIVLSLAREGYNIYLHFNSSKKEAEETKKKAESKGAEVILVSGNLSDKKIVEKIFKNISPDVVVHNAATFRVSKPQKDSLSGILKAEEVAFNENMGANALAPLLVTKAALYRMRQEKKGGTFVFIGDACIHGSGDAYTSDKDAYLMSKAFVPFLSKHRAQEFGKEGFFFYSLLNGPIEPPPSAPLTTVEGVARDLNVPQGALRPWLGGSEVAKAVSLLLKMSPGVNGVSIPIDGARGQVTPSEH